A genomic stretch from SAR202 cluster bacterium includes:
- the cobO gene encoding cob(I)yrinic acid a,c-diamide adenosyltransferase yields the protein MEPNKGVCKAEEPQSVKGPGVKKGLVIVNTGDGKGKTTAALGVLFRAWGRDMKVCMRQFLKHTGAHFGEHRAAKKLGIDLEAMGDGFTWRSKDMEQTKALAIKQWERCKDLILKGGHDVLIMDEFTYPLHYGWVPVEEVIETLRQKPHMMHVIITGRDAPEKLIEFADLVTEMKVVKHPYKDQGIKAQPGVEF from the coding sequence ATGGAACCAAACAAGGGCGTGTGCAAGGCGGAGGAGCCGCAATCAGTAAAGGGGCCGGGGGTGAAGAAGGGGTTGGTCATCGTCAACACCGGCGACGGCAAGGGGAAGACTACCGCGGCCCTCGGGGTGCTTTTCAGGGCATGGGGTCGCGATATGAAGGTGTGCATGAGGCAGTTCTTAAAGCACACCGGCGCGCATTTCGGTGAGCACCGCGCCGCCAAGAAGCTGGGCATCGACCTGGAGGCGATGGGCGACGGGTTTACATGGCGCTCCAAGGATATGGAGCAGACCAAGGCCCTGGCGATTAAGCAGTGGGAGCGGTGCAAGGACTTGATCCTGAAGGGCGGCCACGATGTGCTAATCATGGACGAGTTCACTTACCCGCTGCACTACGGCTGGGTGCCTGTGGAGGAGGTAATCGAAACCCTTCGACAGAAGCCGCATATGATGCATGTCATCATCACTGGGCGAGACGCGCCGGAGAAGCTCATCGAGTTCGCGGACCTGGTGACGGAGATGAAGGTGGTCAAGCATCCGTACAAGGACCAGGGCATCAAGGCCCAGCCAGGCGTCGAGTTCTAG
- the cobT gene encoding nicotinate-nucleotide--dimethylbenzimidazole phosphoribosyltransferase encodes MWIDDINEEIVPLDRRAMSSAQRRQAILTKPAGSLGRLEELSVKLAGIYREATPKVGRKVIVVAAADHGVTEEGVSAYPSEVTGQMVLNFLKGGAAINVLARHVEAEVVVVDAGVKAKLPPSENLRSLRIGPGTKNMAKGPAMTRAQALRCLEEGMCLAEELVGDGASLLATGDMGIGNTTSASAVTSAITGALSEAVTGRGTGISEEVWRRKAEVLSRALRVNGPDPEDAIDVLSKVGGFEIGMLAGVILGGAKCGRPVVLDGFISGASALIACGIAPRAREYLIASHRSVEPGHRRQLAHLRLKPLLDMRMRLGEGTGAALAMPIIEGAAKCLSEMSTFSSAGVSERSEQRQD; translated from the coding sequence ATGTGGATAGATGACATAAATGAAGAGATTGTGCCGCTGGACCGGCGGGCTATGTCGTCGGCGCAACGGAGACAGGCAATCCTCACCAAGCCAGCGGGCAGCCTGGGACGGCTGGAGGAGCTATCGGTAAAGCTGGCAGGAATTTATAGAGAAGCGACACCTAAGGTTGGTCGGAAGGTGATTGTGGTGGCGGCTGCCGACCACGGCGTTACCGAAGAGGGTGTCAGCGCATACCCATCGGAAGTCACTGGGCAGATGGTGCTGAACTTTCTAAAGGGCGGGGCCGCCATAAATGTGCTAGCGCGACACGTGGAGGCAGAGGTGGTTGTGGTGGACGCCGGTGTGAAGGCCAAGCTGCCGCCGAGCGAAAACCTACGGTCGCTGAGAATTGGGCCAGGCACTAAGAACATGGCCAAAGGACCAGCGATGACCAGGGCGCAAGCATTGAGGTGCCTAGAGGAGGGTATGTGTCTGGCGGAGGAATTGGTGGGAGATGGGGCGTCATTGCTGGCGACGGGAGATATGGGGATTGGGAATACCACGTCAGCCAGCGCGGTGACATCAGCGATAACAGGCGCGCTGTCGGAGGCGGTGACGGGGCGAGGGACAGGTATATCGGAGGAGGTATGGCGGCGGAAGGCGGAGGTGCTGAGCCGGGCGCTGCGAGTGAACGGGCCGGACCCGGAAGACGCCATAGATGTACTGTCGAAGGTGGGAGGATTTGAGATAGGGATGCTGGCGGGGGTAATCCTGGGCGGGGCGAAGTGTGGGAGGCCGGTGGTGCTGGACGGTTTCATCAGCGGGGCGTCGGCGCTGATTGCCTGCGGGATAGCGCCAAGGGCACGGGAATACCTCATCGCGTCCCATCGGTCTGTGGAGCCGGGGCACAGGAGACAACTAGCGCATCTAAGACTCAAGCCGCTGCTGGATATGAGGATGCGATTAGGAGAGGGGACCGGCGCGGCGCTGGCGATGCCGATAATCGAGGGCGCAGCCAAGTGCCTGTCGGAGATGTCGACGTTTTCCAGCGCGGGTGTATCTGAACGGTCAGAGCAGAGGCAGGATTGA
- the cobS gene encoding adenosylcobinamide-GDP ribazoletransferase: MRAFFTALGFLTIAPVPRAMMGSNYSMSMAYFPVVGLAIGAALWGIDKGMEGRLPDAVIAALLVAALMIMTRGLHTEGFMDTCDGLLGGHTRERRLEIMRDPHVGAFAVMGVVVLLLVKWSVLMSLDGPSRGWTLLLFPAMGKWAMVMSVTAFPYARSEGLGRAFQEGPKATPLVIAGISILAAALLLGGVGGMILLSLATGVSVLLGRVMASMLGGLTGDTYGAINESSEAAVLVMVAGLASTELSQPFF, encoded by the coding sequence TTGAGGGCGTTTTTCACGGCCCTGGGATTTTTGACGATTGCTCCTGTGCCTAGGGCCATGATGGGTTCTAATTACTCCATGTCCATGGCCTATTTCCCAGTCGTTGGTCTGGCTATCGGCGCAGCTTTGTGGGGCATAGATAAGGGGATGGAAGGCCGGCTGCCGGACGCAGTTATCGCGGCGCTGCTGGTGGCGGCGTTGATGATCATGACTCGCGGGCTGCATACCGAAGGGTTCATGGACACCTGCGACGGCCTGCTGGGGGGACACACTCGGGAGCGGCGATTGGAGATTATGCGCGACCCGCATGTTGGGGCCTTTGCAGTGATGGGAGTGGTCGTCCTGTTGCTAGTTAAATGGTCAGTTTTGATGTCTCTTGACGGGCCATCTAGGGGCTGGACGCTCCTTCTCTTTCCTGCGATGGGCAAATGGGCTATGGTGATGTCGGTGACAGCGTTTCCGTATGCCAGATCGGAGGGGTTGGGGAGGGCATTTCAGGAAGGGCCGAAGGCGACACCTTTAGTAATTGCTGGGATATCCATACTGGCGGCGGCATTGCTGCTGGGTGGCGTCGGTGGCATGATTTTGCTGTCACTGGCGACGGGGGTGTCGGTGCTGCTGGGGAGGGTTATGGCATCGATGCTAGGCGGGCTGACGGGCGACACCTACGGGGCGATTAACGAATCGTCGGAGGCGGCGGTGCTGGTGATGGTGGCGGGGCTGGCTTCGACGGAGTTATCGCAGCCTTTTTTCTAG